ATACTTTCGTGACCTTGGCCGTAATGTGCTGCTATTTGTGGATTCAATGACCCGTTATGCAAGGGCTTTACGTGATGTCGCTTTGGCGGCAGGTGAGCTACCTGCAAGACGGGGTTATCCAGCCTCGGTATTTGAACAATTACCTATGTTACTTGAACGCCCTGGGCGAATGCAGCAAGGGTCTATCACTGCATTTTATACGGTATTGCTTGAAAGCGAAGAAGAGGCGGATCCAATCGGAGATGAAATCCGTTCTATTTTGGATGGACATATTTATTTAAGCGCTAAATTAGCAGGGCGTGGGCATTACCCTGCCATTGATATTTTACAGAGTATTAGCCGTGTTTTTCAAAAAGTCACGACAGAACAACATCGTCAATTTGCAACTAAAGTGCGCGACCGCCTTTCAAGACTGGAGCAAATCCAACTCTATTTAGAGCTAGGTGAATACCAACGTGGTGAAAATGCAGATAACGACAATGCATTAGATAAAAAAGAGGATATTGAACGATTCTTACAGCAAAAAATAGATCAAATAGAGTCATTTGATGGCACGTTAAATCGTCTTGGTTATCTGGCCTCCTAATGATCAGAAATCTTCTTACGCTAACAGAGCGCCGCTTTGATCGCACTTTGCAAGAACAAGTGAAAGTGCAATCAGCGATTAAGGTGTTAGAGCAGCAGCGTACTCACCTTCAGCTACGCATGACGACGCTAGAAACACAGATCATATTATTTGAACAATCTGCACAATTGAACAAAGTCGCGTTTTGGGAGCAGCAGAGATTAAAAGCGGCTTTACTGGCTGAAATTGCTCATTTGCAATATCAAATCGAGTCCATAGGCAGTGAATTAATTAAGTATGAACAATCAAGAAAACAAATTGTTGCTCGTATGGTTACTTTACGTAACAAGTGCGAGAAATTCCGAAATTATCTCAAGCAGCAACGGCTTGCTCGGTGTTTAAAATTAGAACGCCAGCAACAAAATGAAATTGAGGAGTTGTCCGTCTATGGCAACAATGAAACTTGAGTTAAATAAACTTGTAAATCAACCAACGGAAGATCTGTTTATTCCATCAATAACAGGAAAAAACTCAGATAGTCAAATGGTGATTAAAAAACGCATTGCAGAAGCAGTGTCAAAAAAAGCACGCCCATCAGAGCTTAATAAACACCGTCGTAAATGGGCTGAAGAAACATTAGCCCTGTTAAACGCCCAGCTACCCGTCAATATGCAACAAACAGAAACGGCAGAAAAGTTAATGGCATTGTGCCAGTTGAGCGTTGCAGATAAGGGCTTAAAAATGCCTGATCAGATGCAATTAGACAGTGAGCTACCGAGTGCGGATGATTTACCTTTAGTATCAATAAGTGCACCTGCTAACGTATTAGATTTACAACTCAGCAATAAGCCAGTTGTGATGACGCAAAGTCAGAAAGTGGATAGCGCAGTGGAAGCCAAAGAGATAGTTTCAAGTCCTGATATTCCTACGGATAGGCTTCCATCAAAATTAGGTACTCAACCAATATCGCGACTTATTAATCGGGGGAATATATCACATAAACCATTATCAACATCCCTCTCGCCGTTAGCCGATATTGGTGATGTATCAGACACTGCACATCTTACATTAACACCTGCTCGTGATATATCACAAAGCAACATAAAACCAACTCATGATGGTTCGACTATGTTGTCAAATAAACAGTCGAAAATATCGATGACAAGTGAACTATTTCAAACTAATCATCCCAAAGGAAACATATTAAAAAACAATGTTTTAAATTCTTACATGGATACTGAGGGCACTAAAGTCGTATCACCAGCACAACCGGAAAAACAGTTAGATGGCGAGGTTTCTAGTCAGCCAATCCAACACCAAGTATTGGATGATCATGATGAAATTCCACATGCTTTGACTATGCAAAATAGTCATGGAACTCAAACGTCAACCAATACGAATGTATTGGTAAGCACGTTTTTTCCATCACGCCAACCAGCCAATGGTGTCAATAAAATGGCACAAGTGGTAGAGAAAACAGCCTCCATAAGTTCAGACAGTATGGTAAAGGTTGAGAGTCGTAGCCTGACTTATACCTTTAATCAATGGCAAAACAGTCCTTCTGTCACCTTCGAAATCGCAGCCCGTGGTAGTGAATTACTGGCAACAACGAGTAGTCCCGAAGTCCATCGTGCTTTGCATGAAAATCAACATTTATTTCGCAGTGAGCAGCCATTATCGATTCGTCATGAAGAACAACGTCATGAACGTCAACGCCAGCAGCAACACGAACAGCTTGAACAAGAAGACAATTAATTATGTTGAATATTCGTCGTATTAGCCAACAAGCAATCCAAGCCCGCATTTGGCAACAACGTTATCAACCGGACTTGGGTGTAATAACACCCAAGCAAGGCTCGCGCTATTTTCAACTTGAATTAGTGAGTACGAATGAAAAAGTGCAAGCTTTGGTGGATGTGGAAGCATGGTGTGAACACCATTGGCCATCATTAACACACTATGCATGGTCATCACTTGATAATGCGAATTTAGTCAGCTTATTCCATTCTGAATATCGAGAAACTCTTTTTTTCTCCGAGCATTTCCGTTGTGGAGCATTTGAAATCATTGATTATGGTTGCACTAAACAAGATTGGTTTTGTGTTCAAGAACCTTTGCTTGGTTATGTGTTGTTATCGGTTCCTATTGAAGGTCTAGTCGAAAAACCACCACAACAAACTTTATTGAACGAATTGAAATTACAGGCCGATTGGGTCTTGGGGGGCAGTTATATCAGCATTGGGCTTTTACAGTCTATTACGCTACATGACGTGTTTTGCATCCAGCATTTGCAGCTATGTCTGTCAATCTCAGGGCGTTTTATTGCTCGCTTTCAAAAACAACAAGAAGGTCAATTTATGATTGAAGAAATGATTGATTTGCAATCGGAAGATAGTGAACAAACACAGGTTGAAGATTTTACACAGGAAATAATACAACCTTTTGATATCAATGGAATGTCGGTAAAACTGACATTTGTGTTAGGACACAGTGAAATTGCTATTAATGAATTAGCTAATATCCAACCGGGAACGGTGTATTCGATTGGTGAAAATAAAGAACGCGAAGTGAAAGTGTATGCCAATAAACAACTGATTGCTGAAGGTGAGCTTATTTATATTGGTGATAGCGATGAATTGGGCTTAGAAATTACTCGTCTTGCTAGCCTAGGTAATAAAGGGTTATAGCATGTCGATCGTTTCGAATGAAATCCCTATGCTCGCCATTGTGTCATTGGCAACGTTATTACCTTTTATTATTGCTGCGGGCACCTGTTATTTAAAAATATCGATTGTGTTGATTATGGTACGAAATGCAATGGGAGTACAGCAAGTACCGTCAACGATGGCGCTTAATGGCATCGCGATGTTGTTGTCACTCTTTATTATGATGCCTGTTGTTCAAGATATTAATCAGTATATGCGTGAAGAAGCTGTTGATTTTGGCAATGTGGAATCAATAGATAATTTCGTTGATGGTGGATTAGGGCGTTATAAAGTTTATCTGCAAAAGTATTCAGATCCTGAACTGATTAACTTTTTTGAGTCAGTACAGCAAGGGCGTAGTGAAGAAGAACTGCACGCAGAGGAAAAGCAAGCGACCTTATTTTCATTACTCCCTGCTTATGCATTAAGTGAAGTGAAATCAGCATTTGAGATTGGTTTTTATATTTATCTGCCCTTTGTGGTTATCGATCTCGTTATTTCGAGCATTCTTTTGGCGTTAGGGATGATGATGATGAGTCCCGTGACCATTTCAGTACCTGTAAAACTGATTTTATTTGTGGCGATAGATGGATGGTCTCTGATCTCAAAAGGGTTAGTGATGCAATATCTTGAACTGACCCAACAATAACGAGGGGACTAGATATGGATGATATTATTTATAGTAGCAATAAAGCCATGTTGTTAATTGTGATATTGTCGGCTATCCCTGTGATTGTAGCGACAGTTGTCGGTTTATTGGTCGGTTTGATCCAAACGGTGACTCAATTACAAGAACAAACTTTACCTTTTGGCATTAAGTTACTGTCGGTATTTGGGTGTTTATTTATGATCTCAGGTTGGTTAGCCGATAAAGTGATGAACTATGCTTTAGAGGTAATGACCACTGCGATACCGGCAATAGGGTTACTTGGATGAATCAAGAGATCTTATCTTTCTATTCATCTCTATATTTTACTTTCCAACAAGGATTAATTACGTTGGCCATTGCTTGGCTACGCATTTTCCCAACATTAATGTTTTTACCTTTTTTAAGTAATAAATTACTTAATAGTGGCATTATAAAAAATTGCGTCACTATCTATATTGCGTTGGGCCTATGGCCTTTTTTATCTGCTCGTGAAATATCATGGGAGGATATCAGCTTTGTTGAAGTTGTCATGTATGAATTGGCTATAGGGCTAGTGATTGCGTTGATATTAGCGCTACCATTTATGATAGCTAATGTAATTGGTGAGCTGATTGATACTCAGCGTGGTGAAACTATCAGTAGTATTGTCGATCCTGCCAGTGGAACAGAGGCATCAGAACTTGCTGTCTTTATTAGCTATATCATATGTATGGTGTTTTTGTCACAGGGCGGAATGTTAGTGTTAGCCAAAACATTTGCCCAAAGCTACCAGCTATTACCTTTTGCGGCAGGGTTTTCCCAATTTAATAGCTTACCACTTGGCGAATGGATGAATCAGATGGTCGTCAAAGGGGTCGTATTGGCGGCACCTATTTTAGTGACCTTATTTATTAGTGAAGTTGCTTTAGGTTTATATTCGCGTTTTTGTCCGCAGTTAAATGCCTTTTCATTATCACTGGCGATTAAGTCCTTTATCGCGTTCACTGTTTTTTTACTTTATTTTCAAAATGAAGTGCCTGACATTTTAGTGAATATGATTTCAATTTCACTATTGAGCGAAGTGTTTATATCGCCACAATAGGGAGAAGCTAAAATGGCAGAAAAAACAGAACAACCTACCGAGAAAAAAATTAAAGATTCTGCAAAAAAAGGGCAGAGTTTTAAAAGTAAGGACAGTGTTGCTGCACTAGTTTTGGTTGTCAGTGCTTATGTGATCACTGGAGCAACCAGTTTATTTGAGATTGGTGGGATGATGAAGCGTATTCTTTTATCTCCACAGAATATTAATGTTGATACTTTATTAAGTGAATTTATTGGTATTTTTTTTAAAATTGTTCTTCCTATACTACTTGCCTGTTTTCTTTCTGGCACCATTATCTCATTATTACAAAGCCGTTTTCGTCTAGCAACCGAAGCGATAAAAATCGATTTTTCTAAATTAAATCCAATTGCAGGGATCAAGAAAATATTCTCGCTCAATGCATTAAAAGAATTAATAAAGGCTTTTCTTTATTTGATCGTTTTTTCAGTATCCGCATCGGTATTTTTTGTAGTTTGGCGACACGATATTTTTTTGCTCTACCGTGGCACGATTAATGGCATGATTTATCATTGGGTTAATCTGTGCGTTACCTTTGTCGTGGTATTTTTGGGGGTCGCACTATTTATTATTGTTATTGATGTAATCACTGAATTTTTTCTGTTTATTAAAGGATTAAAAATGGAAAAGCAAGAAGTGAAAAAAGAATACAAAGACAATGAAGGTGATCCTCATTTAAAAAGTGCTCGTAAGGGACTTCATCAGGAGATACTGTCTGAAGAAGTGAAATCCAATGTACGTAATTCAACTTTTGTTATGGCAAATCCAACTCATATTGCTATGTTGATTTACTATAATGATGATATTGCACCATTACCTTTTTTATTATTTAAAAGTCGAGGTTCGCAAGCTAAAGCGATTATTAAATATGCACAGCAGCAGGGTGTTCCCGTTGTTCGTGATATCCCATTAGCACGTAAGATATGGCGCTATTATACAAAAGACAGCTTTATTGATGAACACTGCTTACAGGATGTTATGCAAATTATTCATTGGTTAGTGCGTATCGAATTAGAAAGCATGGGAATAGATATTGATGATGAATCACTGAAATTGATAAGTGAACAAAAAACTATTCAAAAATAATTAGAAAGATAAATTAATTATTATTAATTCATTATTAATTAACATCGTTTTTTATAAGAAGTAATCAGATTGATTTATTAGGATGCAATTTAATAAAGCTTGCATCATGTATCTTACATTAACTATAGAGAAAAGATATGAGTGACCAAGAACAGCAGAACGCAGATATGGATGAATTGATGGAAGGTATTACTTCTGCATTAATGTCTGGAGCAACCTATAAAGATATTCATGGTATTTCACAAGATATGATGGATGGAATTTATGCATATGCCTATGAATTTTATCAGCAAGGAAAATTAAAAGAGGCAGAAACTTTTTTTCGATTCCTGAGTATCTATGATTTTTATAATACCGATTATGTCATGGGGCTAGCAGCAGTTTATCAATTAACCAAGCGTTATGAAAAAGCTTCTGAGTTATATGCGTTAGCGTTTGTATTAGCTAAGGATGATTACCGCCCATTATTCCATGCTGGTCAATGTAATTTGATGTTGAAAAAAAGCAGTGCTGCTTTGCATTGTTTTGAGAGTGTTTGTAATAGCAGTACCGATAATGAGTTAAAAGCTAAATCTCAAGCCTACCTTAATGCATTAAGAAAGAATCTTGAGAAATTAGAGTCAGAGCAAAAAGACTCCCAATAGAATGGAGGTAATGAAATGGCAGAGATTATCAATGCCAATATTTCGCTTGATCGAAGCAGCCTTGCGAAAGTTTTTCAGCAACAAGGTATTAGCTTATCAGGCGTGGGGACAGATGTTGCTAAAGAAATGCTTAAGGCATCTGAAGCTGTTGGTGAATTTGAATCAACTGAACAGATTAAACGTAGTAAGCAAGAGGGAGGACCAAGGTTAAAAGAGCCTGAAGCAAATCGAAATTATATGGCTTCATTTATGGAAGCGGCATCAAAAATTCGCTCCATCTTAAGTGACGGTTATATCAATGAGTTGCGTAATCAGCTACATGAATTAAAGATTACATCAGAAGCCGTTAATCAGCATGGTGAGTCATTAATCAATAAATTTGAGGAGGAAACCAACAATATAAAACAAAAAGAGAAACAATTTACTAGCGCCCGAGAAGAGTGGAAACATTGTAAAACAGATAGGAAAAATGCCACTAATCATAAAGTGGAATTAGATAAAAAGTTAACCGCAAATCAGCAATCGCAAATAACCCTCAATAATCAGTTAGCGTCGACACAGAAACAGCTAGATGCACTAATTAGGCCATTGACTGAAAAAGATAATCAAAAATTCAATAAATTGACTCAAAAAATAGATCAATTAAAAACAGAATCTGTGAATTTACAAAAACAAGAACAGCGACTCGAAGTACAGTTAACACAAGCAACAACACAGCTAGGGGCATTAGAGGTAAAAGAATCAGCAGCTGAATCTCATTATATAAATATAGGCAAAGAGATTAGTGAATTAACAAAAATTGCTAATGTAAGTCGTGAATCACTTAATGTATTTTTTGAGCAAAATCAGCACGTAGATATTGATGGTAATAAGTGGGAAAACACCCTCGCGCTACTTACCATGTTGACCGCTTCATTGAAAAAAGCGATGAATGAAGACTCACTAAATAGCATGAAAGAGCAAGAAGAGGTGATGGCAAAGATCAGTGAAGCCTCCCGTAAAGATTCTGATAAGAAAGCGAAAGAAGCCGAAGAGGCTAAGCGAAAAGCGGATGAAGCCAATAAAGCCGCTTCCTGCGCTAGTAAAATTTTTAGCTACATCATGTTAGCGGTTTCTGTGATTGCAACAGTGGCAACATTTGGCGCTGCTGCTCCTCTTACCCTTGCTGTAGCGGCGATTGGTATTGCAATGGCAGTAACAGATATTGTTTTAGAAGAAACCGGTAATGGCAGCATTATGCAGCATCTTGCGACTGCAATTGGTAGTGTTGTTACTGATATGTTGGTGGCTTTTGGTATGTCTCAGGAAGAAGCCAAAAAAATTGGTAGTATTGTCGGTATGATTGTGGCGGCCGTTGCCATGTTAGCTCTTTCTCTCGCCTCGATGGGATCCTTTGTTAAAAATATCGCTAATACGATTAAAAATGTGGCCAAAATGGCGGTTAATGTTACTAAAACTGTAGTTAAAAGCACGGTAAAGGCTATGGCTAATGCGATAGTTAATGTGCTTAAAAATTTATTAAGCAAAATAAAAACACTAGGTAAAGCCGCGGATGATGCCATTTTATTGACTAAATTTACAAAATTAGCGGATGCAGCGGAAGAATTGCAAAGTGCGGCAAAAACGATAAAAACAGTAAAATCAGTCAATCAAGCAGCGAAAAAAGCAGATGACTTGAAAGGTGTTGTGAAATCAGCAGATAAACTTACAGATCAGTCCGATAGTATTAAAGATGTAGTAAAAGCGACAGAGCAGGTTGTTGAGCAAGTTGATGATGCTGCAAATGCAATTAAAGCATCAGAAAAACTAGGTAAGCAAAGTTTATTGGCTGCGCGTGTTGAAGTGGGCGCTAAAGGGTTCGGAGTTATCACTTCGGTTACGAATGCTGCAACGGTGGGTGGGCTTCGTTTATATGGGGCAGAACAGTTAAAAGAGTTAAAAGAGTTGCTGGCGAAAATGATGATGAACGATGAAATTATTAAAGCGCTAGATGAGTTACTTGAGTCGTTAATTAAGATGTTATCCAAACAGTATGAAGTGTTCAATGACATGTTTACTGGCATGTTGTCGTCATTAAAACAGTCTAATGAACAGAAAGTAAACTCGATTAATTTATCTAATTATGCTTAATTCCAATATATAAAGGAAATTATTATGTCTACAATTTTATCACCATCGCCATCATCTATTTCTACGTCAAAGCTAGCAGGCATTGAGGAATTAGCAGCGAATTCTTTATTAGGTGAACAAGGGAAAGCTTCTACAGCTATCACACAGGCTGTTTCAGTTAAAGATGCACTAGAGATGCCATCAGCACAACTGCAAGAGAAACCGTTACTGAAAATGCCAGAACAAATTGCTAGTGATTCATCTGTATTATTAGGTGTTAATGCAATGAATAAAGTGCAAGCGGAGGAGTCACGTAATATGGTGATTGGGCTTTCATCTGCCATCACTCATATACAACAATATAGCGCAGCCACTAATTTAAAAATTGAAAATGTGATTAGAGATATTATTACAGAAGATAACGCTAAATTAGAGAAAATGTTCCCGACGATTGCTAGCTTTGATGAAAGTGAAATAAAGCAACTATCTCAAGCGGTGAATATATTGTTAGCAGGTTCAGCGATTGAAGATGTTCAACACAGCCAAAATCAGCAAGATGATATCAAAATAGGTAAGCAATCGCTTGAGGCGGTCAAAGGTAGCCAATTTATTGGCATTATTAGTAGCGATATTCTGGTTGAATTAAGAAATTTGCTTAGCCAAATCAAGTTAATTATCAATACAACAGACCGTCAATTACAAGCTGATTTCTTGAAATTGAAAACACAAATGGTACAGAGCGCGGCCGATACCACCATTCAAGAAGGCAAAGCGGCATTTCAGGCCGCATTAGTGGGATTTGCCGTTTCAATGGCAATGACTACCGTGGGTGCATTGGCACAAACGAAGCAACTTCACACGCAAACGAAGGCTATTAACACACATGGTGTCGCGAAAAACAATTTTAGCACTGATGCGCAAAAATCTATGGAACTAAGTCGTTCTTCGATGGTGAAAACAGGGAATAAAAGTATTGATCAACAAAATGCGTTGGCAGGTGCTCGTCATCAAGATGCATCCAACCGTAGTCGTTTGGAAGCGGATAAACACCAAACACAATTAGATCGCGTGACTAATGAAACGCAGAAAAAATCGGTGATTATTGAAACATATGGTCGTTTATCCGATAACTTAGGTCAGGTAGTGACTGCTGGTCTTAATCAAGAAACTAAAATTCTCGAAGCGCATAAAATTATTTTGCAAGATATTGGTGATACCGCACGTTCTATTGCCAGTGATAAAGAAAAGCAAATCGATACTGTTATGGATCTTATGAGGAAGGTATTTGATATTCTAAAAGATATTATTGAAGGTCAGATCCGGACATTCCAAGCTGTAGCGACTAGAGGTTAAGGAAGTGTTATGAGTGGAACTATACCTATAATAGCGCAGCCTAATGAGCTGTCTATGGCGTTTTGCCCCGATATCTCGCTGAGTAGTAACACCAGTATGCTCCCCCTTGAGGGGAGCAGTTTACTGTTTGATTCAACATTAAATGATGAGCAACAAGCTGAATCAATATTAAGGCAAATGGGTAGAGATATACCTGAAAAAGTGTGTTCACAAGTAGCGGAGATGCCCAAGCGTTCACCTATATATGATGAGCTTCTTTCTCAAATTAATACACCGGAAGGATTGCAAAAGTTTAAGGAGTATCAAAAGACAGATAATGAGAAAATTATCTCTGAACTTAAAACTCAAGAGAAGGCGGTAAATAGAGAGTTTTTACGCAGTGCTGACTAATACGAAATAGCAATAAAGCCTATTTATACTAAAATTAAAACAGATGATATGGATGGTCGGTCTCATATTTCTGCTATATATGACACAATTGATAATATTAATTCTAATTATCAAAAAAGTTTTGGTGAAATAACAAAAAATGCAACAAAATTTATGGAAAAGGTTAATAATGCATTAGGGAAGATAAGCTCTTATATATCAGCAGGTAGTGATGGGAAAATACACTTTAAAAAGAATGATTTTTTAGTTGAATTTAAAAAAAATTTTAGTGATATGATTTGGACCGACTTTGTCTGGGGAATTGAGTTAAAAGTTGATAATATTGATAACTGTGTGAAGCCGATCGCTTCTTTTAATTCTAAGCCAGGTATGTATGATTTTTTTAGTAAAAAACTGAGTGGGCAAGGTTTTTTTGTGAAGGAGTTTGGTGGTGAAGTACATATTTACCCTGATTTTAATCCTGTAATACAAATATTAAGTACAGTTGATTCCTCTTTAGCAGGAGCTGGGGGAGATATTATGTCTCAAGCTTTTCAGAGTATGCAAACAGCGCTCGATAGTAAGAAAAATGCGGTTAACAATAGTATTTCGCGTCTGTTAGAAACATTTCGTCAGGATAATAGCCATTTTGAAACCTTAACCCAATTGCTCATTCAATTATTAAAAGACTTATTTCAATATAATGCTGGTTTTGCTAATACCTAATTGAATGTTAAATTTTTAAATGGAGTGAAATTAAATAATCATTCCATTATCTCTTATGCTAAATAATAAAAACAGAGTTAAAGGTGAATAGCTTATGTCGTCAATTTCATGTCGCACCCAAATATCTTCTACCAATAATATATACAAATCAGCCGCGAATCATAAAACCAATTCCATGGTAGGTAATATTTCAGGTATTCAAAGTACAACGGATACTATGCCAGCAAATTCGAGAAATATGCGTGCACTTCCTGCTGATAGTACTTTGAATCATTCTGTAAAACTCACAGAGGATGCAAAAAAGGCAATAAATCAGCAAATAAATGCATTAACTCAAATGGGCAATCCATCATATGAAATAAAAACCGCTTTATTTTGGCAATATGCCCTACCACTGATGAAAGCTCAGCTAAATGATAACGCTATTGATGATCAGACTTTGATTAAACATTTCACCAATACAGAAGCGTTGTATGGGAAGATACAAAGATTTAGTGATCAAATTGATTCTTTTAAACAGCAAAAACTGGGATCAGCTAAAGCAACCCATCTTCAAGAGATTTTTAGGACGATAGAAGAAAGCATTGAAACACTGCTCTTGCCAGACTCACCATTAGACCAGCGCGAGCCAGAACGTACCACTTCCGCAGGACTAAAGCAGCTCGCTGCTCGCTCGGATGAAGTGGATGGGCAGAGCCCAACAGATGAACCTGCTAAATCGCATATGCCAACAGGGAGCGGTAATATTTATCATCATTGTCATTTTGGCGATAAAATTGAAAGGATAGCAACGGATACGATTTCTCCAAGTATTAATGTGACAGTTAATGTGAATGACAAAGATGTCACTCCATTTTCAGAGATCACTGCAAATAAAGACGTGTCGCAAAAAATATCAACTTCTGCTTTGAAAATCGACAATGCTGTTAGCCATGAACAGGATAGCCAATTAATTGCAAAAGAGCCGCCAGTTGAAAATAAGGCTTCAATAACAGGTACTGTATCCAGTCAAATCACCATAATATCTACGCAAACGGATGATGACTTATCATTACCGGATGGCATTGTTGATAGTCTATTATTGGGAAATGACGCTGTTGATGGCCCATCATTAATGAAGAATATTGTAATGGGGGAGAAGGAGAGTGATATATCTGTGCGTGCAGAGGTTGCTGAAATTCTTGAGGAACCATCATCCACAGCATTAGCTCAAAAGCCTGAACCCGAGAAACAATATTCACCACCAAGCCCACCGCCTTTACCTAAATCTAATTTGGTCACTGATTCAGGCAACTATAAGCGAGTGGGTGAAGGGAAATGGGTGTTGAAAGACCAGCCTCTTGCACCATTATCGCGCTCTCAATCAGAACCGATATTAAATACAATCGATACAGATGGTTATCAAAAAAATGAAGAGGGTAAATGGGTCAAGGATAAATTACATCTGAAAACCGATGTTGTTTTAAGCCAAGGTGCC
This portion of the Providencia manganoxydans genome encodes:
- a CDS encoding FliM/FliN family flagellar motor switch protein; the encoded protein is MLNIRRISQQAIQARIWQQRYQPDLGVITPKQGSRYFQLELVSTNEKVQALVDVEAWCEHHWPSLTHYAWSSLDNANLVSLFHSEYRETLFFSEHFRCGAFEIIDYGCTKQDWFCVQEPLLGYVLLSVPIEGLVEKPPQQTLLNELKLQADWVLGGSYISIGLLQSITLHDVFCIQHLQLCLSISGRFIARFQKQQEGQFMIEEMIDLQSEDSEQTQVEDFTQEIIQPFDINGMSVKLTFVLGHSEIAINELANIQPGTVYSIGENKEREVKVYANKQLIAEGELIYIGDSDELGLEITRLASLGNKGL
- a CDS encoding EscR/YscR/HrcR family type III secretion system export apparatus protein; translated protein: MSIVSNEIPMLAIVSLATLLPFIIAAGTCYLKISIVLIMVRNAMGVQQVPSTMALNGIAMLLSLFIMMPVVQDINQYMREEAVDFGNVESIDNFVDGGLGRYKVYLQKYSDPELINFFESVQQGRSEEELHAEEKQATLFSLLPAYALSEVKSAFEIGFYIYLPFVVIDLVISSILLALGMMMMSPVTISVPVKLILFVAIDGWSLISKGLVMQYLELTQQ
- a CDS encoding EscS/YscS/HrcS family type III secretion system export apparatus protein, which gives rise to MDDIIYSSNKAMLLIVILSAIPVIVATVVGLLVGLIQTVTQLQEQTLPFGIKLLSVFGCLFMISGWLADKVMNYALEVMTTAIPAIGLLG
- the sctT gene encoding type III secretion system export apparatus subunit SctT, which gives rise to MNQEILSFYSSLYFTFQQGLITLAIAWLRIFPTLMFLPFLSNKLLNSGIIKNCVTIYIALGLWPFLSAREISWEDISFVEVVMYELAIGLVIALILALPFMIANVIGELIDTQRGETISSIVDPASGTEASELAVFISYIICMVFLSQGGMLVLAKTFAQSYQLLPFAAGFSQFNSLPLGEWMNQMVVKGVVLAAPILVTLFISEVALGLYSRFCPQLNAFSLSLAIKSFIAFTVFLLYFQNEVPDILVNMISISLLSEVFISPQ
- a CDS encoding EscU/YscU/HrcU family type III secretion system export apparatus switch protein, giving the protein MAEKTEQPTEKKIKDSAKKGQSFKSKDSVAALVLVVSAYVITGATSLFEIGGMMKRILLSPQNINVDTLLSEFIGIFFKIVLPILLACFLSGTIISLLQSRFRLATEAIKIDFSKLNPIAGIKKIFSLNALKELIKAFLYLIVFSVSASVFFVVWRHDIFLLYRGTINGMIYHWVNLCVTFVVVFLGVALFIIVIDVITEFFLFIKGLKMEKQEVKKEYKDNEGDPHLKSARKGLHQEILSEEVKSNVRNSTFVMANPTHIAMLIYYNDDIAPLPFLLFKSRGSQAKAIIKYAQQQGVPVVRDIPLARKIWRYYTKDSFIDEHCLQDVMQIIHWLVRIELESMGIDIDDESLKLISEQKTIQK
- the sicA gene encoding type III secretion system translocator chaperone SicA → MSDQEQQNADMDELMEGITSALMSGATYKDIHGISQDMMDGIYAYAYEFYQQGKLKEAETFFRFLSIYDFYNTDYVMGLAAVYQLTKRYEKASELYALAFVLAKDDYRPLFHAGQCNLMLKKSSAALHCFESVCNSSTDNELKAKSQAYLNALRKNLEKLESEQKDSQ
- the sctE gene encoding type III secretion system translocon subunit SctE, translated to MAEIINANISLDRSSLAKVFQQQGISLSGVGTDVAKEMLKASEAVGEFESTEQIKRSKQEGGPRLKEPEANRNYMASFMEAASKIRSILSDGYINELRNQLHELKITSEAVNQHGESLINKFEEETNNIKQKEKQFTSAREEWKHCKTDRKNATNHKVELDKKLTANQQSQITLNNQLASTQKQLDALIRPLTEKDNQKFNKLTQKIDQLKTESVNLQKQEQRLEVQLTQATTQLGALEVKESAAESHYINIGKEISELTKIANVSRESLNVFFEQNQHVDIDGNKWENTLALLTMLTASLKKAMNEDSLNSMKEQEEVMAKISEASRKDSDKKAKEAEEAKRKADEANKAASCASKIFSYIMLAVSVIATVATFGAAAPLTLAVAAIGIAMAVTDIVLEETGNGSIMQHLATAIGSVVTDMLVAFGMSQEEAKKIGSIVGMIVAAVAMLALSLASMGSFVKNIANTIKNVAKMAVNVTKTVVKSTVKAMANAIVNVLKNLLSKIKTLGKAADDAILLTKFTKLADAAEELQSAAKTIKTVKSVNQAAKKADDLKGVVKSADKLTDQSDSIKDVVKATEQVVEQVDDAANAIKASEKLGKQSLLAARVEVGAKGFGVITSVTNAATVGGLRLYGAEQLKELKELLAKMMMNDEIIKALDELLESLIKMLSKQYEVFNDMFTGMLSSLKQSNEQKVNSINLSNYA